In one Melaminivora jejuensis genomic region, the following are encoded:
- a CDS encoding Ig-like domain-containing protein, with amino-acid sequence MPLLALAQVTAHDQTAQSAYNRWSEFRLSGTDDTPGGPYAISYAIASLPLHGTLGKLVATNGVWSVSYLPEDGYVGQDSFTYTASTVNGTSAAATIAVTMHAPVPPVANSSSYYVPFNTTADLLLGGNNPNYRSDPRVYYEPVAPPAHGSVVFGEYNAVAYTPETGYMGTDSFTFRVRHPVFGPSNVATATITVARAAPPVAQPGNSYVPHGTATAIALVAQDVNPGGPYALSYALATPPGHGSVAISGSSATYTPAAGHWGADSFTFTATSANGTSLPATVTLLVGQPVVLGLAAASLNDTGQGQCASGAAMNPCLPTTSGQDGSQGRDAQAAAGQLPKAGAGAAGFDFTALDMQGMAMAAGSHDCVADRTTGLVWSAQTLPAQSQAAAASAATAYSHCGLTGGWHLPTRRELLSIVHHGASGPAIDAGYFPDTASVPYWSADIAPGGQAWAVNFSDGATLRSPVGQTYAVRLVTSQVNQAPAITLGAQEIVLSNNERPGPRTYPGWATGISAGSTREAGQQLIATVRLLPVPGSKTLEFDEPPAIDLATGNLTFTVHHRLYPNPTGDHWSDGITHYWWTSSAGRVRVEVTLQDDGGTEGAGWTPRSRASRSRFPPCPMPST; translated from the coding sequence ATGCCGCTGCTGGCCTTGGCCCAGGTCACCGCCCATGACCAGACCGCCCAGAGTGCCTACAACAGATGGTCGGAGTTCAGGCTCTCGGGCACCGACGATACGCCTGGCGGCCCCTACGCCATCAGCTACGCCATCGCATCGCTACCGCTGCATGGCACGCTGGGCAAGCTCGTTGCCACCAACGGCGTGTGGTCTGTCTCGTACCTGCCCGAAGATGGCTATGTGGGCCAAGACAGCTTCACCTACACCGCCAGCACCGTCAACGGCACCTCGGCTGCGGCCACTATTGCCGTCACCATGCACGCGCCCGTGCCGCCGGTGGCCAACAGCAGCAGCTACTACGTACCCTTCAATACCACAGCGGATTTGCTCCTGGGAGGAAACAACCCCAACTACCGCTCCGACCCGCGCGTGTACTACGAGCCCGTCGCCCCACCCGCGCATGGCAGCGTGGTATTTGGCGAATACAACGCCGTTGCCTACACACCGGAGACGGGCTACATGGGCACCGACAGCTTCACCTTCCGCGTGCGCCACCCCGTGTTTGGCCCGTCCAATGTGGCCACTGCCACCATCACCGTAGCCCGTGCCGCGCCGCCTGTGGCCCAGCCGGGCAACAGCTACGTGCCCCACGGCACAGCCACGGCCATCGCCCTGGTGGCGCAGGATGTCAATCCTGGTGGCCCCTACGCCCTGTCCTATGCCCTGGCCACGCCGCCCGGACATGGCAGCGTGGCCATCAGCGGCAGCAGCGCCACCTACACGCCCGCCGCAGGCCACTGGGGCGCGGACAGCTTCACGTTCACCGCCACTTCGGCCAACGGCACTTCCTTGCCCGCCACCGTGACGCTGCTGGTTGGCCAGCCGGTAGTGCTGGGCCTGGCTGCGGCCAGCCTCAACGACACCGGCCAGGGCCAGTGCGCCAGCGGCGCTGCCATGAACCCCTGCTTGCCCACTACCTCCGGGCAGGATGGCAGCCAGGGGCGTGATGCCCAGGCGGCTGCCGGCCAATTGCCCAAGGCAGGTGCTGGTGCTGCCGGCTTTGACTTCACCGCCCTCGATATGCAGGGCATGGCCATGGCAGCGGGCAGCCATGACTGTGTGGCCGACCGCACCACCGGCCTGGTCTGGTCGGCCCAGACCCTGCCCGCCCAGAGTCAGGCCGCCGCTGCCAGTGCTGCCACTGCGTACAGCCATTGCGGCCTGACTGGCGGCTGGCACCTGCCGACACGGCGCGAGTTGCTGTCCATCGTGCATCACGGCGCGAGTGGCCCGGCGATTGATGCCGGCTACTTCCCGGACACTGCCAGCGTCCCCTATTGGAGCGCCGACATAGCGCCGGGCGGTCAGGCCTGGGCTGTCAACTTCAGCGACGGCGCCACGCTGCGCAGCCCCGTCGGCCAGACATATGCCGTGCGCCTTGTCACGAGCCAGGTCAACCAGGCCCCAGCCATCACCCTGGGGGCCCAGGAGATCGTGCTGTCCAACAACGAGCGCCCCGGCCCGCGCACCTACCCCGGCTGGGCTACGGGCATCAGCGCCGGCTCCACGCGCGAGGCTGGGCAGCAGCTCATCGCCACCGTGCGGCTGCTGCCCGTGCCGGGCAGCAAGACGCTGGAGTTCGATGAGCCTCCCGCCATCGACCTGGCCACGGGCAACCTTACGTTCACCGTGCATCACCGCCTGTACCCCAACCCCACGGGCGACCACTGGAGCGACGGCATCACCCACTACTGGTGGACGTCGTCCGCCGGGCGCGTGCGTGTCGAAGTCACGCTGCAAGACGATGGCGGCACCGAAGGGGCGGGGTGGACACCACGGTCAAGAGCTTCGAGATCGAGGTTTCCCCCGTGCCCTATGCCTTCGACGTGA
- a CDS encoding helix-turn-helix transcriptional regulator: MVLHPDLVDGVPFSVMAIAVSHHFMQKTTLRPMPKMPPCVLEHWSSSKVDPAARLPYWHDVAHNWVDVQPLSPGVELNASWSLLRGQDCFFGTKRSTAYEMRTHARHVPPGEDMVVVSLLEAGHLDLNAAPGQGHRARVGTLGIYVPQQEGCYRWSQYARQTYVALPRRAVWEALGQQPGNALLSPRQGVLISMLSSHLSHLGQLARAPEALTDESFAVLLDATRALALLMLRNLGRQGLAADCPDGRESLHAGRRAAALRFMEQHAHRHDLDAAAIAQGVGCSRTRLYEAFAEQGQSLMDTLREIRLQRAHDMIERSTRLHVGSTAWQCGFADQSAFSKLFKARFGLAPSDWYRKSLSELRATSSAQEK, encoded by the coding sequence ATGGTGCTGCATCCCGATTTGGTGGATGGCGTTCCGTTTTCCGTGATGGCGATAGCGGTATCGCATCACTTCATGCAGAAAACTACACTCCGTCCCATGCCAAAAATGCCCCCTTGTGTGCTGGAGCACTGGTCCTCCAGCAAGGTCGATCCCGCTGCCCGCCTACCGTACTGGCACGACGTGGCGCATAACTGGGTTGATGTGCAGCCTCTGTCGCCAGGGGTGGAACTCAATGCGTCCTGGTCGCTCCTGCGCGGGCAGGACTGTTTTTTTGGCACCAAGCGCTCAACGGCCTATGAGATGCGCACCCATGCCAGGCACGTCCCTCCAGGAGAGGACATGGTGGTGGTCTCGCTACTGGAGGCAGGGCACCTGGATTTGAACGCTGCACCGGGCCAGGGCCACCGGGCACGTGTTGGCACGCTGGGAATTTATGTGCCGCAGCAGGAAGGCTGTTACCGCTGGAGCCAGTACGCGCGCCAGACCTATGTGGCACTGCCGCGCCGTGCCGTGTGGGAAGCCTTGGGCCAGCAGCCGGGCAACGCGCTGCTCTCGCCCCGGCAAGGAGTGCTCATCTCCATGCTCAGCAGCCACCTCAGCCATCTAGGGCAGCTGGCACGGGCGCCCGAAGCACTCACTGATGAGAGTTTTGCGGTACTGCTGGATGCGACGCGTGCGCTGGCATTGCTGATGCTGCGCAATCTGGGCCGGCAGGGCCTGGCCGCAGACTGTCCTGATGGACGCGAGAGTCTTCATGCGGGGCGCCGAGCAGCGGCACTGCGCTTTATGGAGCAACATGCTCACCGGCATGACCTAGATGCCGCCGCCATCGCGCAAGGCGTGGGCTGTTCACGCACGCGGCTCTATGAAGCGTTTGCCGAGCAAGGCCAATCCCTCATGGATACGCTGCGCGAGATTCGATTGCAGCGCGCACACGACATGATCGAACGCAGCACACGCCTGCATGTCGGCTCGACGGCGTGGCAATGCGGATTCGCCGATCAGTCGGCGTTCAGCAAGCTGTTCAAGGCCCGTTTCGGGTTGGCGCCATCGGACTGGTACCGCAAAAGCCTGAGTGAACTACGCGCCACAAGTAGCGCGCAGGAGAAATAA
- a CDS encoding acetate/propionate family kinase, which yields MAILAVNAGSSSLKFSLHPLAGGEVQPHVLSGNIQGLEPGGTPEMGWQHQGQKHQRTLSVPAGSSPFAAALDALRALVQCLADAPAFIAVAHRVVHGGGEFTHSVLVDDAVLARLERFNSLAPLHQPHNLEGIRRFRTAFAQLPQIACFDTAFHAHMPEVDYAFALPHEVTGQGVRRYGFHGLSYQYIMGELQQRTIRGNGRVVMAHLGNGASLCAAQGGVSVATTMGFSALDGLMMGTRSGSLDAGVLLYLLEQGWTRERIEKLLYKQSGLLGVSGISADMRRLRAEAAGGSQDAARAIAQFTHRVVRETGALTACLQGMDLLAFSGGIGENDAQLREDVCQRLAWTGLRIDVQRNRAAGQDACAIHAPDSRIEVWVVPTDEGRVAAREAAALVQDASQELLAVAG from the coding sequence ATGGCCATTCTTGCCGTCAATGCCGGCTCGTCGTCGCTGAAGTTCTCGCTGCACCCGCTGGCGGGTGGCGAGGTGCAGCCGCACGTGCTGTCGGGCAACATCCAGGGCCTGGAGCCCGGCGGCACGCCCGAGATGGGCTGGCAGCACCAGGGCCAGAAACACCAGCGCACGCTGAGCGTGCCGGCGGGCAGCAGCCCGTTCGCCGCAGCACTGGACGCGCTGCGCGCACTGGTGCAGTGCCTGGCCGACGCGCCGGCCTTCATCGCCGTGGCGCACCGCGTGGTACACGGCGGCGGCGAGTTCACGCACAGCGTGCTGGTCGATGATGCGGTGCTGGCGCGCCTGGAGCGCTTCAATTCGCTGGCGCCGCTGCACCAGCCGCACAACCTGGAGGGCATCCGGCGCTTTCGCACGGCCTTTGCGCAGCTGCCGCAGATCGCCTGCTTCGACACCGCCTTCCACGCCCACATGCCCGAGGTGGACTACGCCTTTGCCCTGCCGCACGAGGTGACCGGCCAGGGCGTGCGCCGCTATGGCTTTCATGGCCTGTCCTACCAGTACATCATGGGCGAGCTGCAGCAGCGCACCATCCGCGGCAATGGCCGGGTGGTCATGGCGCACCTGGGCAACGGCGCCAGCCTGTGCGCCGCGCAGGGCGGGGTGAGCGTGGCCACGACCATGGGCTTTTCCGCGCTGGACGGCCTGATGATGGGTACGCGCAGCGGCTCGCTGGATGCCGGCGTGCTGCTGTACCTGCTGGAGCAGGGCTGGACGCGCGAGCGCATCGAAAAGCTGCTCTACAAGCAATCGGGCCTGCTGGGCGTGTCCGGGATCTCTGCCGACATGCGCCGCCTGCGCGCCGAGGCGGCTGGCGGCAGCCAGGACGCAGCGCGCGCCATCGCCCAGTTCACGCATCGCGTGGTGCGCGAGACCGGCGCGCTCACGGCCTGCCTGCAGGGCATGGATTTGCTGGCCTTCAGCGGCGGCATCGGCGAAAACGATGCCCAGTTGCGCGAGGACGTGTGCCAGCGCCTGGCCTGGACGGGCCTGCGCATCGACGTGCAGCGCAACCGCGCCGCCGGGCAGGACGCCTGCGCCATCCATGCGCCTGACAGCCGCATCGAGGTCTGGGTCGTGCCCACCGACGAGGGCCGCGTGGCCGCGCGCGAGGCGGCGGCGCTGGTGCAGGACGCGTCCCAGGAATTGCTGGCTGTGGCTGGGTGA
- a CDS encoding bifunctional enoyl-CoA hydratase/phosphate acetyltransferase: protein MNTTAEHDNDTPIWMENVTYDELSVGQSARLLRTVTLQDIQAFAAVSGDINPAHLNPEYADATMFNGVIAHGMLGAALISALFGTQFPGPGTIYLGQDLKFTRPVRIGDTLTVLATVSEKNDEKKRVKMDCLVTNQGGDVVLKGEANLMPPTQKVRVQRINAPQIQLFDPEARFNALLDKVQGLPIMRCAVVHPVDAGSLSGAMDAANHGLIQPVLIGPEGRIRRVAEEAGINLQGAAIISVEHSHAAAEMAADLAARREVDMIMKGSLHTDELLKAVLCQPALRTGRRLSHIFRFDVPLYAKPLIITDAAINIRPTLPEKADIIQNAIEFAQIMGIEQPKVAILSAVETVTAGIPSTLDAAALCKMADRGQIKGGLLDGPLAFDNAISMDAVRIKGIASEVAGQADILAAPDLESGNMIAKQLEYLAGASGSGLVLGARVPIALTSRADGPMVRVASTVLAVLAAHHERKKQADNAWKQG from the coding sequence ATGAACACCACTGCCGAACACGACAACGACACGCCCATCTGGATGGAAAACGTCACCTACGACGAGCTCAGCGTGGGCCAGAGCGCCCGGCTGCTGCGCACCGTGACGCTGCAGGACATCCAGGCCTTTGCCGCCGTCTCGGGCGACATCAACCCGGCGCACCTGAACCCGGAATACGCCGACGCCACCATGTTCAACGGCGTGATTGCCCACGGGATGCTGGGCGCGGCGCTGATCTCGGCGCTGTTCGGCACGCAGTTCCCCGGCCCCGGCACCATTTATCTGGGCCAGGACCTGAAGTTCACCCGCCCGGTGCGCATCGGCGACACGCTCACCGTGCTGGCCACGGTGAGCGAGAAGAACGACGAGAAAAAGCGCGTCAAGATGGACTGCCTGGTGACCAACCAGGGCGGCGACGTGGTGCTCAAGGGCGAGGCCAATCTGATGCCGCCCACGCAGAAAGTGCGCGTGCAGCGCATCAACGCGCCGCAGATCCAGCTGTTCGACCCCGAGGCGCGCTTCAACGCCCTGCTGGACAAGGTGCAGGGCCTGCCCATCATGCGCTGCGCGGTGGTGCATCCGGTCGATGCCGGCTCGCTGTCGGGCGCCATGGACGCGGCCAACCACGGCCTGATCCAGCCGGTGCTGATCGGCCCCGAGGGCCGCATCCGCCGCGTGGCCGAGGAAGCCGGCATCAACTTGCAAGGCGCGGCCATCATCTCGGTCGAGCACAGCCACGCCGCCGCCGAGATGGCTGCCGACCTGGCTGCGCGCCGCGAGGTGGACATGATCATGAAGGGCAGCCTGCACACCGACGAGCTGCTCAAGGCCGTGCTGTGCCAGCCGGCGCTGCGCACCGGCCGGCGCCTGTCGCACATCTTCCGCTTCGACGTGCCGCTGTACGCCAAGCCGCTCATCATCACCGACGCGGCCATCAACATCCGCCCGACGCTGCCCGAGAAGGCCGACATCATCCAGAACGCCATCGAGTTCGCGCAGATCATGGGCATCGAGCAGCCCAAGGTGGCCATCCTGTCGGCAGTGGAGACGGTGACGGCCGGCATCCCCTCGACGCTGGATGCAGCCGCCCTGTGCAAGATGGCCGACCGGGGCCAGATCAAGGGCGGCCTGCTGGACGGCCCGCTGGCCTTCGACAACGCCATTTCCATGGACGCCGTGCGCATCAAGGGCATCGCCTCCGAGGTGGCGGGCCAGGCCGACATCCTGGCCGCGCCCGACCTGGAGAGCGGCAACATGATCGCCAAGCAGCTCGAATACCTGGCCGGCGCCAGCGGCTCGGGCCTGGTGCTGGGCGCGCGCGTGCCGATCGCCCTGACCAGCCGCGCCGACGGCCCGATGGTGCGCGTGGCCTCCACCGTGCTGGCCGTGCTGGCCGCGCACCACGAGCGCAAGAAGCAGGCCGACAACGCCTGGAAGCAGGGCTGA
- a CDS encoding PHA/PHB synthase family protein: MNSSSDSASPRGVQRQAARDLDASVRGQLAKAFSGLSPIALGLAHADWAMHLLTSPGRQAVLAQRALELSMQALGNLSRPAGEESPVEKDGRFADAGWSQWPYNVFKENYKAADTWWRELAQQDDGMSRHHQHMVSFFTGQTLDALSPSNWLATNPEVLRTAQETQGRSLQDGLQFFLQDLREQLSARPDTAAEELEPLEYAVGKDVAVTPGKVVFRNDLIELIRYSPSTDKVLPEPVLIVPSCIMKYYILDLSPHNSMVKYLVDKGHTVFMVSWRNPGPEDRDLKMQDYLSSGVLAAMAAARASSGAARLHTMGYCLGGTFLAMAAAAIGRITRRKKGQRTAKEEALIPADLPELASVILLAAQTDFSEPGELGVFIDEAQLATLRESMNQRGYLSGKQMGGSFVYLASRGLLWGRNTRRYLLGEDDASFDLMSWNADTTRLPARMHSEYLNSLFLNNALAAGQYRFAGSTLALMDIQAPMMVVATTRDHVSPWKSVYKVHLQTDTHVTFVLAEGGHNAGIVSEPGRPRRSYQLGSVEDNTGWIDPDEWKAQAPVEQGSWWVAMHDWIAARSGQPVAATPIPAKQALCDAPGTYVMTRYAD; this comes from the coding sequence ATGAATTCCTCTTCCGATTCCGCCTCCCCCCGTGGCGTCCAACGTCAGGCCGCGCGTGACCTCGACGCCTCGGTGCGCGGGCAGCTGGCCAAGGCTTTCAGCGGCCTGTCGCCCATCGCCCTGGGCCTGGCCCATGCCGACTGGGCCATGCACCTGCTGACCTCGCCGGGCCGCCAGGCCGTGCTGGCGCAGCGCGCGCTGGAGCTGTCGATGCAGGCGCTGGGCAACCTCAGCCGTCCGGCTGGCGAGGAGTCCCCGGTGGAAAAGGATGGCCGCTTCGCCGATGCCGGCTGGAGCCAGTGGCCCTACAACGTCTTCAAGGAAAACTACAAGGCCGCCGACACCTGGTGGCGCGAGCTGGCGCAGCAGGACGACGGCATGTCGCGCCACCACCAGCACATGGTGAGCTTCTTCACCGGGCAGACGCTGGATGCGCTGTCGCCCTCCAACTGGCTGGCCACCAACCCCGAGGTGCTGCGCACCGCGCAGGAGACGCAGGGCCGCTCGCTGCAAGATGGCCTGCAGTTCTTCCTGCAGGACTTGCGCGAGCAGCTGTCGGCGCGCCCGGACACGGCAGCCGAGGAGCTGGAGCCGCTGGAGTACGCCGTCGGCAAGGACGTGGCCGTCACGCCCGGCAAGGTAGTGTTCCGCAACGACCTGATCGAGCTGATCCGCTACAGCCCCAGCACCGACAAGGTGCTGCCCGAGCCGGTGCTGATCGTGCCCTCGTGCATCATGAAGTACTACATCCTGGACTTGTCGCCGCACAACTCCATGGTCAAGTACCTGGTGGACAAGGGCCATACGGTGTTCATGGTGTCGTGGCGCAACCCCGGCCCTGAAGACCGCGACCTGAAGATGCAGGACTACCTGAGCAGCGGCGTGCTGGCCGCCATGGCCGCGGCACGCGCCAGCAGCGGCGCGGCGCGCCTGCACACCATGGGCTACTGCCTGGGCGGCACCTTCCTGGCGATGGCCGCCGCTGCCATCGGCCGCATCACGCGGCGCAAGAAGGGCCAGCGCACGGCCAAGGAAGAAGCGCTGATCCCCGCCGACCTGCCCGAGCTGGCCTCGGTCATCCTGCTGGCGGCGCAGACGGACTTCTCCGAGCCGGGCGAACTCGGCGTGTTCATCGACGAGGCGCAGCTGGCCACGCTGCGCGAGTCCATGAACCAGCGCGGCTACCTGTCGGGCAAGCAGATGGGCGGCTCCTTCGTCTATCTGGCCTCGCGCGGCCTGCTGTGGGGCCGCAACACGCGCCGCTACCTGCTGGGCGAGGATGACGCCAGCTTCGACCTGATGAGCTGGAACGCCGACACCACGCGCTTGCCGGCGCGGATGCACTCGGAGTACCTGAATTCGCTGTTCCTGAACAACGCGCTGGCCGCCGGGCAGTACCGCTTCGCCGGCTCCACCCTGGCGCTGATGGACATCCAGGCGCCGATGATGGTCGTGGCCACCACGCGCGACCACGTCTCGCCCTGGAAGTCGGTCTACAAAGTCCACCTGCAGACCGACACCCACGTGACCTTCGTGCTGGCCGAGGGCGGGCACAACGCCGGCATCGTCAGCGAGCCGGGCCGGCCACGGCGCAGCTACCAGCTGGGCAGTGTCGAGGACAACACTGGCTGGATCGACCCCGACGAGTGGAAGGCCCAGGCGCCGGTCGAGCAGGGTTCGTGGTGGGTGGCGATGCACGACTGGATCGCCGCCCGCTCGGGCCAGCCAGTGGCCGCCACGCCGATCCCGGCCAAGCAGGCGCTGTGCGACGCCCCCGGCACCTATGTGATGACACGCTATGCCGACTGA
- a CDS encoding GMC family oxidoreductase encodes MYDYVVIGGGSAGCVLAGRLSEDPAVRVCLLEAGKADASALIHCPGGLAAMAATGAHNWRIDTTPQPGLGGRRGYQPRGKVLGGSSSVNAMIYARGHAGDYDHWRDAGNPGWGWSDVLPWFRRAEHNERGADDWHGTGGPLNVADLLAPHRISRDFVEAGVQAGYARNPDFNGAQLEGVGLYQVTHKGGERHSVAKGYLTPHLGRPNLHVITGAHATRIVLGEGRRATGVEYVQGGQRRTVQATREVLLSAGALLSPQLLLLSGIGPGPQLQRHGIAVQHDLPGVGRHLHDHPDVVLVFDAPALTDLFGLSATGAWRVLRAMQEWRSRRSGMLTTNFAEAGGFIRSQPGEAAPDLQLHFVTGKLVNHGRTASWGHGYSCHVCLLQPKSRGSVCLASSDPLAPPLVDPAFLDDADDLVRLVRGVRLTRHILQQPALAQHGARELPASAQARSDGEMAQFVRQHADTIYHPVGSCRMGPGPQDVVDAQLRVHGVPGLRVVDASIMPRIVSGNTNAPTVMIAERAVDWIRHRPA; translated from the coding sequence ATGTATGACTACGTAGTGATTGGCGGCGGCTCGGCGGGCTGCGTGTTGGCCGGACGCCTGAGCGAAGACCCCGCCGTGCGCGTGTGCCTGCTGGAGGCCGGCAAGGCCGATGCCAGCGCGCTGATCCACTGCCCCGGTGGCCTGGCGGCGATGGCCGCCACCGGCGCGCACAACTGGCGCATCGACACCACGCCGCAGCCCGGCCTGGGCGGGCGGCGCGGCTACCAGCCGCGCGGCAAGGTGCTGGGCGGCTCCAGTTCGGTCAACGCCATGATCTACGCGCGCGGCCACGCCGGCGACTACGACCATTGGCGCGACGCCGGCAATCCCGGCTGGGGCTGGAGCGATGTGCTGCCGTGGTTTCGGCGTGCCGAACACAACGAGCGCGGCGCCGATGACTGGCACGGCACGGGCGGGCCGCTGAACGTGGCCGATCTGCTGGCGCCGCACCGCATCAGCCGCGATTTCGTCGAGGCCGGCGTGCAGGCCGGCTACGCGCGCAACCCGGATTTCAACGGCGCGCAGCTCGAAGGCGTGGGCCTGTACCAGGTCACGCACAAGGGCGGCGAGCGCCACAGCGTGGCCAAGGGCTATCTGACGCCGCATCTGGGGCGGCCCAATCTGCATGTCATCACCGGCGCACATGCCACGCGCATCGTGCTGGGCGAAGGCCGGCGCGCCACGGGCGTGGAGTATGTGCAAGGCGGCCAGCGGCGCACCGTGCAGGCCACGCGCGAGGTGCTGCTCAGTGCCGGAGCGCTGCTGTCGCCGCAGTTGCTGCTGCTGTCGGGCATCGGCCCAGGGCCGCAGCTGCAGCGCCACGGCATCGCCGTGCAGCACGACCTGCCGGGCGTGGGCCGGCACCTGCACGACCACCCGGACGTGGTGCTGGTGTTCGACGCCCCGGCGCTGACCGATTTGTTCGGCCTGTCGGCCACTGGCGCCTGGCGCGTGCTGCGTGCCATGCAGGAGTGGCGCAGCCGGCGCAGCGGCATGTTGACCACCAACTTCGCCGAGGCCGGCGGCTTCATCAGGAGCCAGCCCGGCGAGGCCGCGCCCGATCTGCAACTGCATTTCGTGACCGGCAAGCTGGTCAACCATGGCCGCACGGCCAGCTGGGGCCACGGCTATTCGTGCCACGTCTGCCTGCTGCAGCCCAAAAGCCGTGGCAGCGTGTGCCTGGCCAGCAGCGACCCGCTGGCGCCGCCGCTGGTCGATCCGGCCTTCCTGGACGACGCGGACGATCTGGTGCGGCTGGTGCGCGGCGTGCGCCTGACGCGCCATATCCTGCAGCAGCCGGCCCTGGCGCAGCACGGCGCGCGCGAGTTGCCGGCCTCGGCGCAGGCGCGCAGCGATGGCGAGATGGCTCAATTCGTGCGCCAGCACGCCGATACCATCTACCACCCGGTGGGCAGTTGCCGCATGGGGCCGGGGCCGCAGGACGTGGTGGACGCGCAGTTGCGCGTGCATGGCGTGCCGGGCCTGCGCGTGGTGGACGCATCCATCATGCCGCGCATCGTCAGCGGCAACACCAATGCGCCGACGGTCATGATCGCCGAGCGGGCCGTGGACTGGATCCGACACCGTCCCGCCTGA
- a CDS encoding 3-hydroxybutyryl-CoA dehydrogenase: MTISTVGIIGAGTMGNGIAQACAVVGINVVMVDISEAAVQKGIATVSGSLDRLLKKEKISAEAKDAALARIKGSTSYDDLKGAQIVIEAATENYELKLKILKQIDELVDPEVIIASNTSSISITKLAAATSRADKFIGMHFFNPVPMMALVELIRGLQTSDATHDAVKELAERLGKTPITVKNAPGFVVNRILVPMINEAFFVLAEGLATPEDIDAGMKLGCNQPIGPLALADMVGLDVCLAVMDVYLAEFGDSKYRACPLLREYVAAGRLGRKTKQGVYSY; encoded by the coding sequence ATGACGATTTCGACCGTAGGCATCATTGGCGCCGGCACCATGGGCAACGGCATCGCGCAGGCCTGCGCCGTGGTGGGCATCAACGTGGTGATGGTGGACATCTCGGAAGCTGCCGTGCAAAAGGGCATCGCCACCGTCTCGGGCAGCCTCGATCGCCTGCTCAAGAAGGAAAAAATCAGCGCCGAGGCCAAGGACGCCGCCCTGGCGCGCATCAAGGGCTCGACCAGCTACGACGACCTCAAGGGCGCGCAGATCGTGATCGAGGCGGCCACCGAGAACTACGAGCTCAAGCTCAAGATCCTCAAGCAGATCGACGAGCTGGTCGACCCCGAGGTCATCATCGCCTCCAACACCTCCTCGATCTCGATCACCAAGCTGGCCGCCGCCACCAGCCGCGCCGACAAGTTCATCGGCATGCACTTCTTCAACCCCGTGCCCATGATGGCGCTGGTCGAGCTGATTCGCGGCCTGCAGACCTCGGACGCGACGCACGACGCCGTCAAGGAGTTGGCCGAGCGCCTGGGCAAGACGCCCATCACCGTCAAGAACGCGCCTGGCTTCGTAGTCAACCGCATCCTGGTGCCCATGATCAACGAGGCTTTCTTCGTGCTGGCCGAAGGCCTGGCCACGCCCGAGGACATCGACGCCGGCATGAAGCTGGGCTGCAACCAGCCCATCGGCCCGCTGGCCCTGGCCGACATGGTGGGCCTGGACGTGTGCCTGGCCGTCATGGACGTGTACCTGGCCGAGTTCGGCGACAGCAAGTACCGCGCCTGCCCGCTGCTGCGCGAATACGTGGCCGCAGGCCGCCTGGGCCGCAAGACCAAGCAAGGCGTGTACAGCTACTAA